A stretch of the Halomonas sp. BDJS001 genome encodes the following:
- a CDS encoding efflux RND transporter periplasmic adaptor subunit, whose product MRKIPFSYALASLLVLALVIWLAFGNFQRFQTTPPDAPTSNEAGSRVEIVVQQSTPFIPQQLVQGQLTAERETTLRANVAGFVAEKPVAQGSRVNAGDTLLVLDNDALPEQLQQARDELAVAEAEYAGARNLRQRELISQPELLRLQSALSASAASVARLQKQLDDSRPTAPFDGVLNRVQVELGDLLQPGEEWGQLVDDRRLKGAAWVSQQQVGDLSVGLPVTARLLNGDHLEGELTFISHRAEEATRSFYIEATLDNPAGKHLAGGSAELTITLPPRQVHTLSPALLSLNSEGELAVKHLDDNDQVQQTAVELVSADIQRAYVTGLPDPLRLITLGAGMVDTGETVTPVPVEEAIISQPAEQDSVHAPVD is encoded by the coding sequence ATGCGAAAAATTCCGTTCTCTTATGCCTTGGCTAGCCTGCTGGTGCTGGCACTGGTGATATGGCTCGCTTTTGGCAATTTTCAGCGCTTTCAAACGACGCCCCCAGACGCCCCCACAAGCAATGAAGCAGGCTCGCGGGTAGAAATTGTCGTTCAGCAGAGCACCCCGTTTATTCCTCAGCAACTTGTCCAGGGCCAGCTGACGGCAGAGCGCGAAACCACCCTGCGCGCCAATGTAGCGGGCTTTGTGGCGGAGAAGCCGGTCGCCCAAGGCAGCCGTGTGAATGCAGGCGATACGCTGCTAGTGCTGGATAACGACGCCCTGCCCGAGCAGTTGCAGCAGGCCCGCGATGAGCTGGCGGTAGCCGAGGCAGAGTATGCCGGGGCACGCAATCTGCGCCAGCGGGAACTGATCTCCCAGCCGGAGCTCCTGCGCTTGCAGAGTGCCCTAAGCGCCAGCGCCGCTTCAGTGGCACGACTGCAGAAGCAACTGGACGACAGCCGCCCCACCGCGCCATTTGATGGCGTACTAAACCGCGTTCAGGTAGAGCTAGGCGATCTGCTGCAGCCCGGTGAGGAGTGGGGTCAGTTGGTGGATGACCGGCGTCTGAAAGGTGCCGCCTGGGTCTCCCAGCAACAGGTGGGGGATTTAAGCGTGGGATTGCCGGTGACCGCCCGGCTGCTGAATGGTGACCATTTAGAGGGGGAGCTAACCTTTATCAGCCACCGCGCTGAAGAGGCAACACGTAGCTTCTATATAGAAGCCACGCTGGATAACCCGGCCGGTAAACACTTGGCGGGCGGCAGCGCTGAATTGACCATTACCCTGCCGCCCCGTCAGGTGCATACCCTTTCGCCCGCACTGCTGAGTTTGAACAGCGAAGGAGAGCTGGCGGTCAAGCATCTGGATGATAACGATCAGGTACAGCAGACCGCTGTTGAACTCGTTAGCGCCGATATCCAACGCGCCTATGTCACCGGCCTGCCTGATCCGCTGCGTTTGATTACGCTGGGCGCCGGTATGGTAGACACCGGCGAAACGGTCACACCGGTGCCCGTTGAGGAAGCCATCATTTCGCAGCCGGCGGAACAGGATAGCGTGCATGCGCCAGTTGATTAA